From one Malus sylvestris chromosome 1, drMalSylv7.2, whole genome shotgun sequence genomic stretch:
- the LOC126632563 gene encoding protein BOLA2-like, whose protein sequence is MGVTKEQVKSSLTSKLNPAHLEVIDTSGGCGASFAIEIVSVQFEGKKLLERHRLINSCLEEEMKEIHALSIKKALTPEQWKQRQESQVSKPAE, encoded by the exons atgggagtgACAAAGGAGCAAGTGAAGTCTTCACTGACGTCAAAACTGAACCCTGCACATCTC GAAGTAATTGATACATCTGGAGG ATGTGGTGCTAGCTTTGCTATTGAGATAGTATCAGTGCAATTTGAAGGAAAGAAGTTGCTGGAGAGGCATCGGCTGATAAATTCCTGTTTGGAAGAGGAGATGAAGGAGATTCATGCGCTCTCGATAAAGAAAGCTCTGACACCAGAGCAGTGGAAACAACGGCAGGAGTCTCAAGTATCTAAACCTGCTGAATGA